One region of Pangasianodon hypophthalmus isolate fPanHyp1 chromosome 15, fPanHyp1.pri, whole genome shotgun sequence genomic DNA includes:
- the sms gene encoding spermine synthase codes for MAVRHYTLDFKLCAPADHSATVRGLQSIFQEQEMTETVHETEGHGYLATFIGKNGRFAILRLHSHGLVTFDLQCCEGDDLAQVDNLLNALEKKLKTLLHGTIQRVKRLPALQRGGEVDRYWPTADGRLIEYDIDEVVFDKDSAYQNIKILHSHQFGNILILNGDVNLAESDLPYTQAIMGNGREHYAGKEILILGGGDGGILCEAVKLKPKMITMVEIDQMVIDACRKHMRKTCGNVLDNLKGDCYEVLVEDCVPILKKFVEEGRTFDYVINDLTAIPISTAPEEESMWEFLRLILDLSIKVLRPSGKYFSQGNCVNLTEALSEYEGLLRRLSCKVDFSKEVVCVPSYLELWIFYTIWKK; via the exons ATGGCAGTGCGACATTACACCCTCGACTTCAAGCTCTGTGCACCAG CTGACCATTCTGCAACTGTTCGTGGTCTGCAGTCTATATTTCAAGAGCAGGAAATGACAGAAACTGTCCATGAGACAGAGGGGCATGGATACTTGGCCACATTTATTGGCAAGAATGGCAG GTTTGCTATCCTGAGACTGCACTCTCATGGTCTGGTTACGTTCGACCTGCAGTGTTGTGAAGGAGATGATTTAGCACAAGTGGACAAT CTACTGAATGCACTGGAGAAGAAACTGAAGACTCTGCTACATGGAACTATCCAAAGGGTGAAGAG GCTCCCTGCACTGCAGCGAGGGGGAGAGGTGGACAGGTACTGGCCGACAGCTGATGGCAGGCTCATAGAGTACGACATCGATGAAGTTGTGTTTGATAAAGACTCTGCTTACCAGAACATCAAAATCCTGCACTCGCACCAGTTCGGCAATATCCTCATCCTCAACGGGGACGTTA ATTTAGCAGAAAGCGATTTGCCCTACACACAGGCCATCATGGGCAATGGCAGGGAGCACTATGCTGGGAAGGAGATTCTGATCCTGGGTGGAGGAGACGGAGGGATCCTTTGTGAAGCAGTCAAGCTCAAACCAAAGATGATCACCATGGTGGAA ATAGACCAGATGGTGATTGACGCATGTCGGAAGCACATGAGGAAGACTTGTGGGAATGTTCTGGATAACTTGAAAGGGGACTGTTACGAA GTTTTGGTAGAGGACTGTGTTCCAATACTTAAAAAGTTTGTAGAAGAGGGAAGGACATTTGATTATGTCATCAATGATCTAACCGCAATCCCCATTTCTACAGCACCTGAGGAGG AGTCAATGTGGGAATTCCTGAGGCTCATTCTTGATCTTTCAATCAAAGTTCTACGACCTAGCGGCAAGTACTTCTCCCAG GGTAACTGTGTTAATCTCACTGAGGCACTTAGTGAGTATGAGGGGTTGCTGAGAAGGCTTTCATGCAAGGTGGATTTCTCCAAAGAAGTGGTGTGTGTTCCCTCCTACCTGGAGCT CTGGATATTCTACACCATTTGGAAGAAGTAA